ATTATTTAACTCTTTTTGTATGTCGTTCATTTCATCAAGTGATGAAATAATCTTTTCTTTGTCTCCCGACAACAATACAAAAATGGATTCACCGCCAAATTCCTTCTGAAAACGAAGATTATCTTGGAAAACAGGGTCATCTGAAGGAATCATCATATCTTGACCTGTTCTAACCTCAATTTTAGTTGCCCCAATAACCATAATTACTGTCATTAAGATTATTAAGATTATAGATAGTCGTGATTTTTCCGTTGTCCATTTACTAATCGCAGAAAAAAACCACCTCATGAATTATTCCCCTCTCTCAGATATTGCTTTGTCAAGTAAATTCATAAACGTCTGTGTTTCTTCTTCTGTCCACATACTAAAATAATGTTCCAACATTTCATTTCTCTTTTGTGTGATTTGGTCATATAACTTTTTTCCTTTTTCTGTGAAACTAATCCAAATAAGCCTTCTGTCTTCTTCATCTCTTTCTCTGACGACATAATCTAATTTATTCATCTTATCAATCAATAGTGAAGCTGCCCCAGTTGTAGTCCCCAATTCATTGACTATATCCTTTAAGTTACATTTTCCTCCTTTTGAGATGGTTTGAAGTACAGCAAATTGAGGAATGGTTATTTTTTCCTCGAAAATTTCTTGTGTCTCCTTTCCAAGACTTCTAATCAAAACTGAAATAAGGTAATCAATTTTTCCATAATCAATTGGTTTATTAAACACAGTAAATACCTCCCGTAAATTATAGTATCATATTTTAGTTTAAAAATAAAACTATTTTCTTTAAAAACTATTACTTTTTATAACTGTTAATTTTTATAACTGTTAATTTTTTATAACTGTTTAAAATGAAATATAAATATTGGATACAAATGGTTCTTTTTTGTAATTAGCATTCACTTTTTATTCCTTCTCAATTAAGAAAAGCGCAAGCGCCCTTGATCATCGACGTAAGCCGGTGAGGCCCACAGGATGTGGGTCACGTAGGCGTTGCCACACGATGTGGCGGTTTTAGCCTACGATCCTCCGAGATATAGGAAACACGGTTCACGAGGGCTCGCATCCTGCAAGTCAGTTCGGTGTTGCGACAAATGTTTTCGGTGGGTCGAGTAATTGGATGTCGCGTTTTTAACCGAACCTCCTTCATCGATGTTGACTTATCGATGGAGAGGAGGGAACCGTCTCTAGTCGATAGGGCGCTGGAGCTAGACAAATTTTATACTTTCTCCTATCTTGAAAAAAAAAATCCCGCAGAGGCACTATGCCCCGCGGGATCCCTTGGATTCTATTCTTCATACTTCCCAATAATATCTACTACTTCATCAACTAAAGAAGTATCCAGTACTGTATCGAAATTAAGCTCTGAGGAAATGGCTCCATTTTTTTTATAGAATTCGTATTGGTTCTTAATGTCTTCGATAAACATGGCCCCATTTGGATCTAGCCCGGTAACACCAATACTCTTCCATACTTCCGGATCCTTTGTTGCTGTGTGCTTTGTCATAATGTCTATAATTTCATCCTTGTTTCCTGTTTCCTTAACAAAGGCATCGTTATAGTCTCGAACTCCTTTTAGATATGCTGCCATAAAGCGTTTAGCAACCTCTCTTCTTTCACCTAAGAATTTAGGTGAACCGAGAACCATCGCGATCTGAGCTTTCGGTGCATAGTCAGTTGCATCTCCAAAGCGAACATGGATATCATTAGCAATTCCTTGTGCAATTAATGGCTCAATTTGAAGGGCTGCATCAACTTGCTTGTTCCCAAGTGCTGCCATCATATTCCCAAAGTCCGACATTAAAACAAATTCAACATCATCTCTAGTTAAACCTGCATGTTCTAACATCTTTTGGAAGATATAATCATCTACTGCATTCTTAGTGGATACGGCAATTTTCTTGCCTTTAAAATCTTCATAGCTCTTTATCTCATCCTGT
This DNA window, taken from Bacillaceae bacterium S4-13-56, encodes the following:
- a CDS encoding MarR family transcriptional regulator, with product MFNKPIDYGKIDYLISVLIRSLGKETQEIFEEKITIPQFAVLQTISKGGKCNLKDIVNELGTTTGAASLLIDKMNKLDYVVRERDEEDRRLIWISFTEKGKKLYDQITQKRNEMLEHYFSMWTEEETQTFMNLLDKAISERGE
- a CDS encoding ABC transporter substrate-binding protein; amino-acid sequence: MKNNVMKWVMIPFLILVLALSACSSGTTTQDENPDQDTGSNNGNSGSDEGTLAPLKEPAKVVIAEDGSASGAGFYIAKEKGYFDDYNIEVEFATFGNSDEMLPAVAAGEVDVAGGISSASFFNSIAQGIDVRFIADKGHNIKGNSYFTFVIRKDLQDEIKSYEDFKGKKIAVSTKNAVDDYIFQKMLEHAGLTRDDVEFVLMSDFGNMMAALGNKQVDAALQIEPLIAQGIANDIHVRFGDATDYAPKAQIAMVLGSPKFLGERREVAKRFMAAYLKGVRDYNDAFVKETGNKDEIIDIMTKHTATKDPEVWKSIGVTGLDPNGAMFIEDIKNQYEFYKKNGAISSELNFDTVLDTSLVDEVVDIIGKYEE